The proteins below are encoded in one region of Silene latifolia isolate original U9 population chromosome 2, ASM4854445v1, whole genome shotgun sequence:
- the LOC141642101 gene encoding receptor-like kinase TMK4: MPTPFLPFLFLFLLCLARSTADDATIMTQFLTTLTPPPSTWTSTTPYCTWSGITCDTTTTPSRVTAINLQSLSLHGTIPESLNSLTQLTSIALQNNHFTGPIPSFSDLTSLSSVSLNSNNFTSVSSSAFSGLISLRTLSLSDNPALSPWELPTQLVDSVNLVSLYANNVNLVGPIPDIFDKFPGLIDLRLAYNQLNGSLPDSLLKSSLQYLWVNNQGLSGSIDVVSGLTELKQLWLHDNQFTGELPDLTNLTVLFDLQLRDNQLTGIVPNSVISLPNLLNITLENNKLQGPLPGFPKRVEKVEFGNNKFCRNETGDCDGQVGVLLRCASGFGFPVKLADNWGGNDACSNWMGVACDSSGNVISVNLAKQGFNGVISTAFANLSSLQTLVLSGNNLTGVIPESLVTLPHLVKLDVSGNNLTGKLPGFRSGVVVNTNGNPLFGSDPVQQEQGAGSSSGGKTGSKGSGGLVAGIVVAVLVFVVVVMFVLYKCYMKKRNGNLRKVQNPEAGIGMTKGEVVKPVNGYQGGVQSELESQSSNDGSEFPGLEGAGAGNVAISIEVLRQVTGDFNENNIVGRGGFGVVYKGELPDGTKIAVKRMESDSMGTKGMKEFQAEIGVLTKVRHRHLVALLGSCVNGHERLLVYEYMPKGHLGQHLFEWEEHNYPPLTWKQRVTIALDVGRGVEYLYSLAQTSFIHRDLKPSNILLGDNMRAKVADFGLVKNAPDGKYSVETRLAGTFGYLAPEYAVTGRVTTKIDVYAFGVILMELITGRKALDETMPDERSHLVTWFRRILINKDNIRKSIDGILDPDDETYESICRVAELAGHCTAREPHQRPDMGHAVNVLGPLVEQWKPSCQEEDDEEEDESYGIDLQVSLPQALRRWQADEGTSTVVSDISFSQTQGSIPWKPSGFAHSFDSTDCR; this comes from the exons ATGCCAACACCCTTCCtccctttcctcttcctcttcctcctctgtCTCGCCCGCTCCACCGCAGACGACGCCACAATCATGACCCAATTCCTAACCACCCTAACCCCACCACCATCAACCTGGACCTCAACAACCCCATACTGCACATGGTCCGGCATCACGtgcgacaccaccaccaccccttCCCGAGTCACCGCCATAAACCTCCAATCACTCTCGCTCCACGGCACGATCCCCGAGTCACTCAACTCGTTAACTCAACTCACCTCCATCGCCCTCCAAAACAATCACTTCACAGGCCCCATACCTTCCTTCTCCGACCTCACTTCCCTCTCCTCCGTATCCCTAAACTCGAATAATTTCACTTCCGTCTCATCTTCCGCCTTTTCCGGTCTCATCTCGCTTCGTACCTTATCTCTCTCCGACAATCCCGCATTATCACCATGGGAATTGCCAACTCAGCTAGTCGACTCTGTTAATCTTGTATCGCTTTACGCTAACAATGTCAATCTTGTCGGCCCAATTCCCGACATTTTCGATAAATTCCCGGGTTTAATTGATCTCAGACTGGCGTATAATCAGTTAAACGGGTCGTTACCGGATTCGCTACTCAAATCGTCGTTGCAATACCTATGGGTGAATAACCAGGGGTTATCCGGTTCAATCGACGTCGTTTCCGGTTTGACCGAATTAAAACAATTATGGTTACATGATAATCAATTTACAGGGGAATTACCGGATTTAACGAACTTAACGGTATTATTTGATCTTCAACTGAGGGATAATCAGTTAACAGGTATTGTACCAAATTCGGTTATTTCACTACCGAATTTGTTAAACATTACGCTGGAGAATAATAAGTTACAAGGTCCGTTACCCGGTTTTCCGAAACGGGTCGAGAAAGTGGAGTTTGGGAATAATAAGTTTTGTCGAAACGAAACAGGGGATTGTGATGGACAAGTGGGTGTTTTATTGAGGTGTGCTTCGGGTTTCGGGTTTCCGGTCAAGTTGGCTGATAATTGGGGTGGGAATGATGCTTGTAGTAATTGGATGGGGGTTGCTTGTGATAGTAGTGGTAATGTAATTAGTGTTAATCTTGCTAAACAAGGGTTTAATGGAGTGATTTCGACCGCGTTTGCGAATTTAAGTAGTTTGCAAACGTTGGTTTTGAGTGGTAATAATTTGACTGGGGTGATTCCTGAGAGTTTGGTAACATTGCCACATTTGGTGAAGCTTGATGTTAGTGGTAATAATTTGACTGGGAAATTACCTGGGTTTCGATCTGGTGTTGTTGTTAACACTAATGGAAACCCATTATTCGGATCTGACCCAGTACAGCAAGAGCAAGGAGCTGGATCGAGTTCTGGTGGTAAGACGGGTTCTAAGGGGTCTGGTGGGTTGGTGGCCGGTATTGTGGTTGCGGTtttggtgtttgttgttgtaGTGATGTTTGTGTTGTATAAATGTTATATGAAAAAGAGGAATGGGAATTTAAGGAAGGTTCAGAATCCGGAGGCTGGAATTGGGATGACGAAAGGTGAGGTGGTGAAGCCGGTAAATGGCTATCAAGGCGGTGTTCAGAGTGAATTAGAGAGTCAAAGTAGTAATGATGGTAGCGAGTTCCCAGGATTAGAAGGTGCTGGTGCTGGGAATGTCGCTATCTCGATTGAAGTCCTTAGGCAAGTGACCGGGGACTTCAATGAGAATAACATCGTTGGACGTGGAGGGTTTGGGGTTGTTTACAAAGGGGAGCTACCTGACGGGACTAAAATCGCAGTTAAAAGGATGGAGTCGGATTCAATGGGAACTAAAGGAATGAAGGAGTTCCAAGCCGAGATTGGTGTACTTACTAAGGTTCGACATAGACATTTGGTTGCGCTTCTTGGTTCGTGTGTCAACGGCCATGAGAGGCTTTTGGTATATGAGTATATGCCAAAGGGGCATTTAGGTCAGCATTTGTTTGAATGGGAGGAGCACAATTATCCTCCTCTTACATGGAAACAACGAGTGACGATTGCATTGGATGTTGGAAGAGGGGTCGAGTATTTGTATAGCTTGGCTCAGACTAGCTTCATTCATCGGGATTTGAAACCGTCAAATATTTTACTAGGGGATAATATGAGGGCTAAGGTGGCTGATTTTGGATTAGTTAAGAATGCTCCTGATGGGAAATACTCTGTTGAAACTCGATTAGCCGGGACTTTTGGGTACCTTGCTCCAGAATATGCTG TTACTGGGAGAGTGACGACCAAAATCGACGTGTATGCATTTGGAGTTATTCTAATGGAGCTAATCACGGGCAGAAAAGCCCTCGACGAGACCATGCCAGACGAGAGGTCTCACTTGGTAACATGGTTCCGAAGAAtcttaataaacaaggacaatatTCGCAAATCCATTGACGGTATTCTTGACCCTGATGACGAGACATACGAGAGCATTTGCAGGGTAGCTGAGCTGGCAGGGCATTGTACTGCCCGCGAACCACATCAGCGACCTGATATGGGACATGCTGTTAATGTGTTAGGCCCGCTAGTCGAACAATGGAAACCTTCTTGCCAAGAAGAAGACGACGAAGAAGAAGATGAAAGCTATGGGATTGACCTTCAAGTAAGCCTCCCTCAAGCTTTACGACGATGGCAAGCTGACGAAGGAACATCAACCGTTGTTAGCGATATTTCGTTCAGTCAGACACAGGGCAGCATTCCTTGGAAACCGTCAGGATTTGCACACTCATTCGACTCAACAGATTGCCGGTGA
- the LOC141642102 gene encoding putative glucan endo-1,3-beta-glucosidase A6 — MSVFAVILILYCLLIVSSALKSGRIGINYGKQGNNLPTPYQTIETLKQLKVGMVKLYDTDPEVLKVLAGTSIHVSVMVPNEQIVDFALNESLAIKWVHDHVLSYYPRTMIRFIMVGNEVYSDHKPDQWDNLVLAMTHIRNTVKAHDIHNIKVGTPLAMDILSATFPPSNGKFRVDSVTTMVPLLQLLRKSGSFFFLNVYPYFPWARNTTQISLKFTLFKGGNLTYTDPGTGYRYTNLLDQMLDSVYSAMTKLGFSDIPIAISETGWPNQGDLDQPGANVYNAATYNRNLVQKITAEPPLGTPARPGTIIPTYLFSLYNENLKDGPGTERHWGLFNASGLPVYPIDLTGAQTEFGPLPKPNNNETYKGELWCVVHNAANVTQLGPMLSGLCSRFNGTCEAVIVPGKDCYEPVSMISHASYIFSAYWAKYRNKGTACFFNGLATLTTNDPSHGTCKFPSVTV, encoded by the exons ATGTCGGTTTTCGCAGTCATTTTGATTTTGTATTGTCTCTTAATTGTTTCAA GTGCTCTAAAGTCGGGTCGAATCGGGATCAACTATGGCAAGCAAGGGAACAACCTACCTACACCATACCAAACCATAGAGACCCTTAAACAATTGAAAGTAGGGATGGTCAAACTCTATGACACGGATCCCGAGGTTTTAAAAGTACTAGCCGGAACGAGCATTCATGTCTCGGTCATGGTACCCAACGAGCAAATAGTCGATTTTGCCCTCAACGAGTCCCTGGCTATTAAATGGGTCCATGACCATGTCTTGTCCTACTATCCTCGGACAATGATTAGGTTCATCATGGTCGGAAATGAGGTCTATAGCGACCACAAACCCGACCAATGGGATAACCTGGTACTAGCCATGACACACATTAGGAACACCGTTAAGGCTCATGACATACATAACATTAAGGTTGGTACACCTTTGGCTATGGACATACTTTCCGCGACATTTCCGCCTTCTAATGGCAAATTTCGTGTCGATTCTGTAACAACTATGGTACCCCTCCTACAATTGTTGCGTAAAAGCGGGTCGTTTTTTTTCCTAAATGTCTACCCTTATTTTCCTTGGGCAAGAAATACTACTCAAATTAGTTTGAAATTTACTTTGTTTAAAGGTGGTAATTTGACTTATACCGACCCGGGAACCGGGTATCGTTATACGAATCttcttgaccaaatgttggattCGGTCTATTCAGCAATGACGAAGTTAGGATTTTCGGATATTCCAATAGCAATATCTGAAACCGGGTGGCCCAATCAAGGCGACCTTGACCAACCCGGTGCAAACGTATACAATGCCGCCACCTACAATCGAAACCTAGTCCAAAAGATCACAGCCGAACCGCCCTTGGGCACCCCGGCTCGTCCGGGTACAATCATACCGACATACCTATTTTCTTTGTACAATGAAAACCTTAAGGACGGTCCAGGGACGGAACGACATTGGGGCCTGTTTAACGCTAGCGGTTTACCCGTTTATCCAATCGATCTAACCGGAGCCCAAACTGAATTTGGGCCTTTACCAAAGCCCAATAACAATGAGACCTATAAAGGTGAGTTATGGTGTGTGGTCCATAATGCAGCCAATGTTACCCAACTTGGGCCGATGTTATCGGGCTTATGTAGCCGGTTTAATGGGACTTGTGAAGCTGTAATTGTCCCTGGAAAAGATTGCTATGAGCCTGTGTCTATGATTTCGCATGCTAGTTATATTTTCAGTGCTTATTGGGCCAAGTATAGGAATAAAGGAACTGCTTGTTTCTTCAATGGGCTGGCTACTCTTACTACAAATGACCCAA GTCATGGAACTTGCAAATTCCCAAGTGTAACGGTTTGA